From one Macaca nemestrina isolate mMacNem1 chromosome 3, mMacNem.hap1, whole genome shotgun sequence genomic stretch:
- the LOC105487726 gene encoding LOW QUALITY PROTEIN: putative cytosolic acyl coenzyme A thioester hydrolase-like (The sequence of the model RefSeq protein was modified relative to this genomic sequence to represent the inferred CDS: inserted 3 bases in 2 codons) — MCGPDIQTPSAIQICRIMRPDDASVARNVXGVTILKMIEEVGAIISTWHCNSQNRDRCVATLARVEHTDFLWPMCISEVAHISAEITYTSKHSVEVQVNVMSENILTGTKKLTNKATLWYVPLSLKNVDKVLEVPPVVYSRQEQEEEGRKRYKTQKLERMETKWRNQDVVQPVLNPEPNTVSYSQSSLIHLVGPSDCTLHSFVHEGVTMKLTDKVVGIVAARHCKTNLVTASVNAINFHDKIRKDCIKTISGRMAFTSNKSVEIEVLVDANSVADSSQKRYRAASVFTXVSLSQEGGSLPMPQRLPETQDEKKRFEA, encoded by the exons GCAATG TAGGGGTGACCATCTTGAAGATGATCGAGGAGGTGGGCGCCATCATCAGCACCTGGCATTGCAACAGCCAGAACAGGGACCGCTGTGTGGCCACTCTGGCACGGGTCGAGCACACCGACTTCCTGTGGCCCATGTGCATCAGTGAGGTGGCCCACATCAGCGCGGAGATCACCTACACTTCCAAGCACTCAGTGGAGGTGCAGGTCAACGTGATGTCCGAAAACATCCTTACAGGTACCAAAAAGCTGACCAATAAGGCCACCCTCTGGTATGTGCCCCTGTCGCTGAAGAACGTGGACAAGGTCCTCGAAGTGCCTCCTGTTGTGTATTCccggcaggagcaggaggaggagggccGGAAGCGGTACAAAACCCAGAAGCTGGAGCGCATGGAGACCAAGTGGAGGAACCAGGACGTCGTCCAGCCAGTCCTCAACCCAGAGCCGAACACTGTCAGCTACAGCCAGTCCAGCTTGATCCACCTGGTGGGGCCTTCAGACTGTACCCTGCACAGCTTCGTGCATGAAGGCGTGACCATGAAGCTCACGGACAAGGTCGTCGGGATCGTGGCTGCACGCCACTGCAAGACCAACCTCGTCACAGCTTCCGTGAACGCCATTAATTTTCACGACAAGATCAGAAAAGACTGCATCAAGACCATCTCCGGACGCATGGCCTTCACGAGCAATAAATCCGTAGAAATAGAGGTCTTGGTGGACGCCAACTCTGTTGCGGACAGCTCCCAGAAGCGCTACCGGGCCGCCAGTGTCTTCAC TGTGTCACTGAGCCAGGAGGGTGGGTCGCTGCCCATGCCCCAGCGCTTGCCCGAGACCCAGGATGAGAAGAAGCGCTTTGAAGCCTGA